The window catcAACCTTTTAACAACTGTCTGGTTTCCAACTATTTCCAAGTCTCCAAATATCTGAACACAAAATCCAGGCCACCATCACCCGAGTGTACGCGCACCGCGCTGGCTTCAAATCAACAACATCAAGAGAAACGCTGCACAAAAGTCTCAAACAGGAACGAGCCGGACGGCGACTCGATGAAGGAAGCCTCGGTCAGCCCGTCACTGACGGGAAGGATAGGTGACGTCTCcagaacaacactgaaaacacacacacacacacacgcacggcATCTTTAAACAACgacactgtgtttttatcacACTTCAAAACAAGGGCGTTGGTTCCTGAAGGGATTTTGAAAATAGGGTTTCCACCTGACAGCAGAGATTTGTGTGAACGTCAACTCCCTCCTGTgtaatattcattcattcatacaaacaaacagagcttATCAGCTTTGTCCAAAATAGCGTGTGATAGGACAGAGTGTCCTGATGCTGGTGAGCTGCAGCCAACCAGGAAAAGTGCAGGCAGCACAGGAGTCTGCTGAAGCTGTCGTCAATCAGAACCATGCTTTCAtcaacagctgctctctgtgtgctgGAAATTCAGTCACATGTCAACCCGACGGTCTGTCAATCAAGTGTCCTTGTCATCTGACAGAGCAACGCGTAGCTGCCGGACCTCCCCGTCACTCATCCTGCCTCTGGGATGCGATGACTGGACCTCCTCGTACGGGGGTGGGGAGCTGTCAGGGGTTTGGGTGGACAGGAGGGGGCAGCCGGGAGCCTCCTGCGCCAAAAGGAGCTGGGTGGGACCCGGTGCGGAGCAGGTGGGGAGGCGCTGCCCCCAGCTGCCGTACACCGCCTCCTCgtaggaggggagagagacaggaagctcATCCACCGTCAGGTCCAGCTGGTCTGAGGAGCGACGGCTgctgggagagggagagagagagagagagagagagagagagagagagagagagagagagagagttattaACTGTAGAAGGAGGAGGTGTACGGTACAGGTcccgacctctgacctcagtcATTTACACCTGTTTTCCTATATAATTGTTTCCCAGTGTGTCCGGTAAACACCCTCCTCCTTACCTGTGTGATTGACAGGGGCAGAGGCGGGACTTGACAACCAGGCAGGCGGTGGTGGTGAGCAGGAAGATGGACACGCCCACCGCTGTTGTGGCCACGCTGGGCATCGAGTCATTCGATGTGTGGTCAGGGTTCATGTTCGGACCCtctgaagaggagaaagacgaatgttaaaggaaaaacagccacagacacacagaaaggtattcattgaaatgaactgtttaagtcatttcatttaaatcaagcaaaaataccaaatattttgttggttccagcttcacaaatgtgagaatttgtttcttctttcctttttatttaagtgtggattgaatatttttggattttggaaGAAACAAGCGATTTAAAGACATCGACTTCAGCTCTAGAAACTtgcttttcactttgttttttgacatttacacATTAAATAGTTCAGCAATTAATGATAacctaaaaaaaatctttacttgCAGCCACAGGACAAACAGAACAagaagacacgcacacagaaacaatGGGTTGGtggttaattaaaaaataaacatgctaGAAATAACTGAGACCGTGAGCTGAGAACAACTACCTGTGCTGCACCACTGTGGAAAAACCCAGGTATTCTGGGGTGATGGGTTTAACAGATTATCCAATACAAGCTCTATGAGgggaagtttttgtttttttttttttttttttttatcaagtgGTTTCAATGTGCCCGTGGCAACATGACAGTAGATTTCCATGAGGCTCTGACAGCgtcaacacacaggaaatatttAATGGTTATTATGGTGGCTTCACCCGCTTCCTCTTTCTGCACGCTGACTTCCTGTCGCAGCACATTTGAGTGAATGGCAACAGAGGAAGTCGGAATTGGTCTGAGGAAAGTAAAGCTTCTAGTTCCCCTAAAAAAGCCTCTGAGTGTACCTGCATGTCTGTTAAGTAGGTCAAACACGAACGCGAGCTGCTGCTGGTTATATCTGAGAGGCCTCAGTCTCCAGATGCTCTGGGATCTAATGATTGTTAGTGTTAATGCTGTGATGGTGAGATGACCCTGATGCCACCTGATCCTTCTCCCTCAAAGCTTCCGAGACTTTGCTGATCTTTCTGATTAAAGACTACAATTAGAAGCAGATCTGATACCAGAGAGATGAACTCATTTCTGagatgagataaaaaaaatccccatcGATCACATCTGAAGCCGAGCTATGAAAAGAACCAAAATAGAATTCAAATATGTCAAACATTTGAGGTGACagtaaaatatttgtttaa of the Toxotes jaculatrix isolate fToxJac2 chromosome 9, fToxJac2.pri, whole genome shotgun sequence genome contains:
- the zgc:152863 gene encoding sushi domain-containing protein 6 isoform X1; this translates as MSASVPHPWPCGRISLVCGLFLLASSPLLATGRLSNCTHPLVPEHGGFRCDPSPCRGFPQKSSIHFFCEPGYHISEVRVSRCRHGRWHPPIPACIPIKEGPNMNPDHTSNDSMPSVATTAVGVSIFLLTTTACLVVKSRLCPCQSHSSRRSSDQLDLTVDELPVSLPSYEEAVYGSWGQRLPTCSAPGPTQLLLAQEAPGCPLLSTQTPDSSPPPYEEVQSSHPRGRMSDGEVRQLRVALSDDKDT
- the zgc:152863 gene encoding sushi domain-containing protein 6 isoform X2; translation: MSASVPHPWPCGRISLVCGLFLLASSPLLATGRLSNCTHPLVPEHGGFRCDPSPCRGFPQKSSIHFFCEPGYHISEVRVSRCRHGRWHPPIPACIPIKEGPNMNPDHTSNDSMPSVATTAVGVSIFLLTTTACLVVKSRLCPCQSHSRRSSDQLDLTVDELPVSLPSYEEAVYGSWGQRLPTCSAPGPTQLLLAQEAPGCPLLSTQTPDSSPPPYEEVQSSHPRGRMSDGEVRQLRVALSDDKDT